From a region of the Podospora pseudopauciseta strain CBS 411.78 chromosome 7 map unlocalized CBS411.78m_7, whole genome shotgun sequence genome:
- the CWC15 gene encoding complexed with cef1p (COG:A; EggNog:ENOG503NY3T), giving the protein MTTAHRPTFDPARGKEALRGPAYHQRLLPAYTQLKFRQPGQGGDADHQSRDLRAELEAAEAAHYAKLRGAPIPGQSTGSQSEQQALPSNSSSSKRPLSIEQEDPESKRRRILEETRAIDADDSDASSEEDDEEDDDDDSDSDSDSDDEEAELQRELERVRRERAEKREREEKERLAAEEAEREKDIALGNPLLNNNNSGRADFNIKRRWDDDVVFKNQARGTEEKGKKKEFINDLLRSDFHKRFMSKYVR; this is encoded by the exons ATGACAACAGCCCATCGCCCTACCTTTGACCCG GCCCGCGGCAAAGAAGCCCTCCGCGGCCCCGCCTACCACCAACGCCTCCTTCCAGCCTACACCCAGCTCAAATTCCGCCAACCCGGCCAAGGAGGCGACGCCGATCACCAGTCCCGCGACCTCCGCGCCGAACTCGAAGCCGCAGAGGCGGCTCACTACGCCAAGCTCAGGGGCGCTCCCATCCCCGGCCAGTCGACTGGCAGTCAGTCAGAACAACAAGCCCTCCCCAGTaattcctcctcatccaagcGACCACTATCGATAGAACAAGAAGACCCCGAATCCAAACGCCGCCGCATACTAGAAGAAACCCGCGCCATAGACGCCGACGACAGCGACGCATCaagcgaagaagacgacgaggaagatgacgacgacgacagcgatTCAGACTCTGattctgatgatgaggaagccGAGTTGCAGAGAGAATTAGAgagagtgaggagggagagggccgAGAAACGGGAAcgggaagagaaggagaggttggctgcggaggaggcggagagggagaaggataTTGCGCTAGGGAACCCGCTTctcaataacaacaacagcgGGAGGGCGGATTTTAATATCAAGAGGCGGTGGGATGACGATGTGGTGTTCAAGAACCAGGCGAGGGGcacggaggagaaggggaagaagaaggagtttATTAATGATTTGTTGAGGTCAGATTTTCATAAGAGGTTTATGAGTAAGTATGTTCGTtag
- a CDS encoding uncharacterized protein (EggNog:ENOG503NZVR; COG:F) gives MDRLKNVFAPVKADPDEYSPLTDSDDDDSRSGTLEGEVYEEQSPFSWIEYFIFAFIGVAMLWAWNMFLAAAPYFQSRFVSDPWMQDTSQSAILAVSTTTNLVTMLVLTNMQSSASYPFRINTALFLNVAVFTLLTISTSYFLDASTGAYFAFLLVMVGITALASGLMQNGAFAFAASFGRTEYTQAIMAGQGVAGILPPLTQMLSYLAFSPAEPALDPARRTAEDDGPQESSTAAFIYFLTAVIISGITLLAFLPLVNRHNRIVERRLAEQQDLSQSVTSIEEAERANRRYVSMSTLFRKLRWVSVSVSMCFAVAMFFPVFTAKILSVHNADSDGKLYAPGAFIPLGFFFWNLGDLTGRVATMFPFSLRHRPKALFAIAMGRWLFLPLYFLCNIGGRGAVVKSDLFYLVAVQFPFGLTSGWLGSSAMMAAGEWVGEWEREAAGGFMGMCLVAGLTVGSLLSFTAAGV, from the exons ATGGATCGCCTCAAGAATGTGTTTGCGCCTGTAAAGGCCGACCCAGACGAGTACTCGCCGTTGACGGATTCCGACGATGATGACTCCCGCTCGGGAacgctggagggggaggtgtatGAGGAGCAGTCGCCATTTTCGTGGATCGAGTACTTCATATTTGCCTTTATTGGCGTGGCGATGCTGTGGGCGTG GAACATGTTTCTTGCTGCGGCGCCGTACTTTCAAAGCCGATTCGTATCCGACCCATGGATGCAGGATACCTCCCAGTCGGCCATCCTTGCCGTTTCAACGACTACGAATCTGGTCACCATGTTGGTCTTGACCAACATGCAGTCGTCGGCGAGCTATCCATTTCGAATCAACACAGCCTTGTTCCTCAACGTGGCAGTCTTTActctcctcaccatctcgaCAAGCTACTTCCTCGATGCCTCGACCGGCGCATACTTTGCTTTTCTCCTCGTGATGGTAGGCATCACCGCCTTGGCGTCCGGGCTCATGCAGAACGGCGCCTTCGCCTTTGCCGCTAGTTTCGGCAGGACAGAGTACACACAGGCAATCATGGCTGGGCAGGGTGTAGCTGGTATCCTGCCTCCATTGACCCAGATGCTATCCTACCTGGCCTTCTCCCCTGCCGAGCCCGCTCTCGACCCAGCAAGGAGAACAGCCGAGGACGACGGCCCCCAAGAAAGCAGCACCGCGGCGTTCATCTACTTCCTCACCGCGGTGATCATCTCTGGCATCACCCTCTTGGCGTTCCTGCCTCTGGTAAACAGACACAACCGCATTGTTGAGCGCCGGCTGGCAGAACAGCAGGACCTCTCCCAGTCTGTCACTTCCATCGAGGAAGCCGAAAGGGCAAACAGACGCTACGTCAGCATGTCAACGCTGTTTAGGAAACTGCGCTGGGTGTCTGTCAGCGTGTCTATGTGTTTTGCCGTGGCCATGTTTTTCCCCGTGTTTACGGCAAAGATCCTGTCTGTCCACAACGCTGATTCGGACGGGAAGCTCTACGCTCCCGGGGCGTTTATCCCCCTAGGGTTTTTTTTCTGGAACTTGGGTGATTtgacggggagggtggcgaCCATGTTTCCCTTTTCGCTCCGTCACAGGCCAAAGGCGCTGTTTGCGATTGCGATGGGGAGGTGGCTGTTTTTGCCGCTGTATTTCTTGTGTAATATTGGGGGACGGGGAGCGGTGGTGAAGAGTGATTTGTTTTATTTGGTGGCGGTGCAGTTTCCTTTTGGGCTGACgagtgggtggttggggagtagtgcgatgatggcggcgggggagtgggtgggtgagtgggagagggaggcggcgggggggttTATGGGCATGTGTTTGGTTGCTGGGTTGACGGTGGGGAGTTTGTTGAGTTTTACTGCTGCGGGGGTTTAA
- the UTP10 gene encoding snoRNA-binding rRNA-processing protein utp10 (COG:S; EggNog:ENOG503NV87; BUSCO:EOG0926051U), whose protein sequence is MSSLLEQLKAVQANSRVILDGKLAKAAHSKSLIFEPQAAASQTYADIYRVAREGFDELCTIDSRFRPFAAHLFSEESQQADRTQMTADENATLDRRVESFLQLAAARLQLMPAIKAIEWLIRRFRIHEFNTRTLITCFLPFHTIPVFVTLLSILPSNLPHEYRFLDPYIRSLTNPPIEVIVTQATNHRELLTAISEYTLDLGDKKHDYHAATMLWFSVMTQSVNAMVDKGRSGNKAIQLENTQKLLQQVTPALSRGMMMRQSPELQMASYMPVLVLARKGRLNDAALVAFMDQLVAGWQSKTVDQGLLTLACLAYARAAKPVTSRVAKALLKIDDLVGKFKMVNQTQCVRKLANGTALAFVDRLSKKGNFRALQGVKAIILGGFLDQMQVKVVYKSLLLAAHKLNDELDPQGTIRKELASTLVSLAQLKDKNGDAIRAAIEEVDFNIEELELKLGAAIRPKLTIAEGSDDMMEGVEVMAIEERPSLDATLQQVEKLQPSKTSCLSQESGVFNDLCAVFLSAAITQVDLERFDAAPVLSRDQALNDAFYFSFYVRVWCGPHPALAKVVALERVKNRIKESESTKTDLQAIALYAAVALADPSKKVRRAAADLIAVLKATFKASEDVWGAKDLYGASGVSMDSAAFKCLLDSVLVPSLEEAVTHEDQIGIIISSALENSKLGDKKTRLAIFKFFCAHITETPLLTAKLRLLEGINKIKSISGTYRTELLLAMLRSWASLTSTEAAERAALESLDEKALDLAAVGTVVPSQHDGLDLLFQLIKDPQTRPTLVVAIFERTTKMWPIMKSQAKLLTANVMLGLSQSSGQDTAAVEAASFLRNVDLTTDILLAFVDSLQYEDTRMATEVPANKRRRTSTAVQPVSSNTISPEVQKTVKKMNFVLELVQGCKPENHPELLPSLFTTLSDIHHLRKLVGSELGYMQTLVLSSIGAMIPAYDNNKDLTIDASVGYGDILAACVQNSSSTQVTNEALLVVASLARTAPDVVLQSVMPIFTFMGSSVLRQADNYSQSVVKKTVQQVIPPLIATFRNKGRNLVASTKDLLASFVTAYEHIPPTRKREIFISLVENLGPDDFLFAVLAMFVDRYGATDEMFSFTSYIMSCFSVEIQLHSLIKFLDLVSDIFKPKPALSNSLIGNDSDADKTALKQLTLLPHLLSNSRLKQEITALAERDDMESVKIRDSYAKLLEGILSMASNLKAKKALYSRCGDALAKLLSLLSIAEFIKSVDSLLERPDIGLRRKVLQALELRVDKESAGDPKSREALLAFLPQLTAVIRESDDMNYKHTAVTCVDKISEKYGKKDLDAVAAAAQTIAGDHCLGQSSQALRLMALLCLASLVDVLQDGIVPVLPVAIPKTLGYLEESLSGDKPNTELHNASYAFVAALAQHIPYMISGASLDRLLACSNASAVADLDAESARNRSHCLQLLAKLVDPKVLYTALNNNWATAAKSGFAAITEFLDILGLALDKHARPAVTKNINILSEIFTKTLDLRRVVATGEIKTELSVEQLGQIDSLIIQTALKMIYKLHDAVFRPVFSKLVEWGWSGLPKSDTSGRTLRLVSLYTFLDAFFEALKSIITNYASYIVDSASSILSSTNFARENEKLLWQRVVRTLTTCFKHDQDGFWQAPSHYNAVAPVLVEQFLHAAKFDAMEELIPAVVELAAAVDSQEHRKELNTSLLKHLESPVVAVRLAVIKCQQGLTERLEEEWLRGLAEMLPRISELQDDEDEGVERENARWIVGIEEKLGESLDSMLQ, encoded by the exons ATGTCTTCCCTCCTGGAGCAGCTAAAGGCTGTTCAGGCCAACTCCCGCGTCATCCTTGACGGAAAGCTCGCCAAAGCCGCGCATTCAAAGTCCTTGATTTTCGAACCCCAGGCCGCCGCTAGCCAGACCTATGCCGACATCTACAGAGTAGCCCGCGAAGGCTTCGACGAGCTATGTACGATCGACAGTCGATTCAGGCCCTTCGCGGCCCATCTTTTCAGCGAGGAAAGTCAGCAGGCCGACCGGACCCAGATGACGGCCGACGAAAACGCTACGCTTGACAGGCGTGTGGAATCATTTCTTCAGCTTGCGGCCGCCCGTCTACAGCTCATGCCCGCTATCAAAGCCATCGAGTGGCTGATTCGAAGATTTAG GATCCACGAGTTTAACACCCGGACGCTCATCACCTGTTTCCTTCCATTCCACACCATCCCAGTCTTTGTTACATTGCTCTCGATTCTCCCTAGCAACCTCCCCCACGAGTACCGGTTCTTGGACCCCTATATCCGGTCCTTGACGAACCCACCGATCGAGGTCATCGTTACGCAAGCGACAAACCACCGCGAATTGTTGACCGCGATATCAGAGTATACCCTCGATTTGGGCGACAAAAAGCACGACTATCATGCCGCAACAATGTTATGGTTCAGCGTCATGACGCAGTCTGTAAACGCCATGGTCGACAAGGGGCGGTCTGGAAACAAGGCTATCCAGCTTGAGAACACCCAGAAGCTTCTTCAGCAGGTTACTCCAGCGTTGAGCAGaggcatgatgatgagacaAAGTCCGGAACTCCAAATGGCGAGTTACATGCCCGTTCTTGTCTTGGCCAGAAAGGGCCGTCTCAACGATGCTGCCCTCGTCGCTTTCATGGACCAACTTGTGGCTGGGTGGCAAAGCAAGACTGTTGATCAGGGTCTTCTCACATTGGCTTGCCTTGCCTATGCCCGCGCTGCAAAGCCCGTGACTTCGCGCGTTGCCAAGGCCCTACTCAAAATCGACGATCTTGTGGGCAAGTTCAAGATGGTCAACCAGACGCAATGTGTGCGCAAGTTGGCCAATGGGACAGCGTTGGCTTTCGTGGATAGATTGTCGAAGAAGGGCAACTTCCGGGCTCTTCAAGGAGTCAAGGCCATCATTTTGGGCGGCTTCCTTGACCAGATGCAAGTGAAGGTCGTCTACAAATCATTGCTTCTGGCAGCCCACAAGCTCAACGATGAGCTTGACCCACAGGGTACTATTCGCAAGGAGCTGGCTTCCACCCTCGTGAGCCTTGCGCAGCTCAAGGATAAGAATGGCGATGCTATCCGAGCGGCCATAGAGGAGGTCGACTTCAAcattgaggagcttgagctcAAGCTTGGGGCAGCTATCCGCCCGAAGTTGACCATCGCTGAGGGATCAGATGATATGATGGAGGGCGTGGAAGTCATGGCAATTGAAGAAAGACCGAGTCTGGATGCCACGCTTCAGCAAGTTGAAAAGCTTCAGCCATCCAAGACCTCTTGCTTGTCTCAGGAATCCGGCGTGTTTAACGACCTCTGCGCGGTATTCTTGTCTGCTGCGATCACGCAAGTCGACCTTGAAAGATTTGATGCTGCCCCTGTTCTCAGCCGTGATCAGGCTCTCAACGATGCTTTTTACTTCAGCTTCTACGTGCGGGTTTGGTGTGGCCCGCACCCAGCATTGGCCAAGGTGGTCGCTTTGGAAAGGGTCAAAAACCGCATCAAGGAGAGCGAATCCACCAAAACTGATCTGCAGGCCATTGCTCTTTACGCCGCTGTTGCCTTGGCTGATCCCTCGAAGAAGGTTCGTCGTGCTGCGGCAGATCTGATCGCTGTTCTCAAAGCCACTTTCAAGGCTTCCGAGGATGTTTGGGGCGCGAAGGACCTCTATGGTGCGAGCGGCGTCTCTATGGACTCTGCCGCTTTCAAGTGCCTACTTGATTCCGTTCTTGTTCCATCTTTGGAAGAAGCCGTCACCCATGAGGACCAGAttggcatcatcatctctaGCGCTTTGGAGAACTCTAAACTGGGAGACAAGAAGACGAGACTGGCGATTTTCAAGTTTTTCTGCGCACACATCACAGAAACGCCATTGCTCACCGCCAAGCTCCGTTTGTTGGAGGGcatcaacaagatcaagagCATCTCCGGCACATATAGAACCGAGCTATTGCTTGCTATGCTTCGTTCATGGGCTTCCCTCACCAGCACCGAGGCCGCCGAGCGTGCTGCTTTGGAGTCATTGGACGAGAAGGCACTGGATCTGGCAGCCGTTGGAACTGTTGTTCCAAGCCAGCACGACGGCCTGGATTTGCTTTTCCAGCTTATCAAGGATCCTCAGACAAGACCAACTCTTGTCGTTGCCATCTTCGAGCGCACCACAAAGATGTGGCCGATCATGAAGTCCCAGGCCAAGTTGTTGACTGCCAACGTCATGCTTGGACTTTCTCAGAGCTCTGGCCAGGATACTGCTGCGGTAGAGGCTGCTAGTTTCTTAAGAAATGTTGACTTGACCACGGATATTCTCCTGGCCTTTGTTGACTCTCTCCAGTACGAAGACACGAGGATGGCGACCGAGGTTCCCGCCAACAAGCGAAGACGTACCAGCACAGCAGTCCAGCCTGTGAGCTCCAACACGATCAGCCCAGAGGTTCAGAAGACTGTCAAGAAGATGAACTTTGTGCTTGAACTCGTCCAGGGTTGCAAGCCTGAGAACCACCCTGAGCTGCTCCCCAGTCTGTTCACGACTCTGTCGGACATCCATCATCTTCGCAAGCTGGTGGGCTCCGAGCTTGGATACATGCAAACTCTTGTTCTCAGCAGCATCGGCGCCATGATTCCTGCGTatgacaacaacaaggacCTGACAATCGATGCTTCTGTTGGCTATGGTGATATCCTGGCTGCCTGCGTGCAAAATTCTTCGAGCACCCAGGTCACGAACGAGGCTCTCTTGGTTGTCGCCAGCCTGGCCCGCACAGCTCCCGATGTTGTGTTGCAGAGCGTTATGCCGATCTTCACCTTCATGGGTAGCTCGGTGCTCAGACAGGCTGACAACTACTCCCAGTCTGTTGTCAAGAAGACTGTTCAGCAGGTTATTCCTCCCCTGATTGCCACTTTCCGCAACAAGGGGCGGAACTTGGTTGCCAGCACCAAGGACCTTTTGGCCAGCTTTGTAACAGCCTACGAACATATCCCTCCCACTCGCAAGCGAGAGATTTTCATTTCGCTCGTTGAGAACCTTGGCCCGGATGACTTTTTGTTTGCTGTCCTTGCCATGTTCGTTGACAGGTACGGAGCTACGGATGAGATGTTCTCCTTCACATCGTACATTATGAGCTGCTTCTCCGTCGAGATTCAGCTTCACTCTTTGATCAAGTTCTTGGATCTGGTCAGTGACATCTTCAAGCCCAAGCCCGCGCTCTCCAACAGCCTGATTGGCAACGACTCCGACGCGGACAAGACTGCGTTGAAGCAGcttaccctcctcccccaccttctTTCCAACAGCCGCCTCAAGCAGGAAATCACGGCCTTGGCCGAAAGAGACGACATGGAATCCGTCAAGATTCGGGACTCGTATGCCAAACTCCTGGAGGGTATTCTCTCCATGGCCAGCAAtctcaaggccaagaaggccctCTACAGCCGCTGCGGTGATGCCTTGGCCAAGCTGCTTAGCCTGCTGTCCATTGCCGAGTTCATCAAGAGCGTGGATTCGTTGTTGGAGAGACCGGATATCGGCCTGCGCCGCAAGGTGTTGCAGGCCCTGGAGCTTCGCGTCGACAAGGAAAGTGCGGGCGATCCCAAGTCCCGCGAGGCCCTGCTGGCTTTCTTGCCCCAGTTGACCGCTGTCATCCGGGAGTCGGACGACATGAACTACAAGCACACTGCTGTGACGTGTGTCGACAAGATTTCCGAGAAGTACGGCAAAAAGGACCTGGATGCTGTGGCTGCGGCTGCTCAGACCATAGCAGGGGACCACTGCCTTGGCCAGTCGTCTCAGGCTCTTCGGCTTATGGCACTGTTGTGCTTGGCGTCACTTGTTGATGTTCTTCAAGATGGCATTGTGCCTGTCCTTCCGGTTGCTATTCCCAAGACGCTAGGATACTTGGAGGAGAGCTTGTCGGGTGACAAGCCCAACACTGAGCTGCACAACGCTTCGTATGCCTTTGTGGCTGCGTTGGCTCAGCACATCCCCTACATGATCTCGGGTGCTTCCCTGGATAGGCTCCTGGCTTGCTCCAACGCCTCGGCCGTTGCCGATCTTGACGCCGAGTCTGCTCGTAACCGCTCTCACTGCCTGCAGCTCTTGGCCAAGCTGGTCGACCCCAAGGTCCTCTATACtgctctcaacaacaactgggccaccgccgccaagtCTGGTTTCGCCGCCATCACTGAATTCCTCGACATTCTCGGCCTGGCCCTTGACAAGCATGCTCGCCCGGCTGTGACCAAGAACATCAATATCCTCTCTGAAATCTTTACCAAGACGCTTGATCTCAGGAGAGTGGTGGCTACCGGCGAGATCAAGACCGAGCTCAGCGTGGAGCAGCTTGGGCAGATCGACAGCCTCATCATCCAGACCGCCCTCAAGATGATCTACAAGCTTCATGACGCCGTTTTCCGCCCCGTCTTTAGCAAGCTAGTCGAATGGGGCTGGTCTGGTCTCCCCAAGAGTGATACCAGCGGTCGGACattgaggttggtgagcttGTACACCTTCCTCGACGCCTTTTTTGAGGCACTCAAGTCCATCATCACAAACTACGCTTCGTATATCGTCGACAGCGCGAGCAGCATCTTGTCCAGCACCAACTTTGCCAGGGAGAATGAAAAGCTCCTGTGGCAGCGTGTGGTTCGCACTTTGACAACATGCTTCAAGCACGACCAGGACGGCTTCTGGCAGGCGCCTTCACATTACAATGCTGTCGCTCCGGTGTTGGTGGAGCAATTCTTGCATGCCGCCAAATTTGATGCTATGGAAGAGTTGATCcctgcggtggtggagctggCTGCTGCGGTGGACTCGCAGGAGCATAGGAAGGAGTTGAATACGAGCTTGCTGAAGCACCTCGAGtcgccggtggtggcggtgaggttggcggtgaTTAAGTGCCAGCAGGGCTTGacggagaggttggaggaggagtggttgagggggttggcggagaTGCTGCCAAGGATTAGCGAGCTgcaggatgatgaggatgagggggttgagagggagaaTGCGAGGTGGATTGTGGGGATtgaggagaagctgggggAGAGTTTGGATTCGATGTTGCAGTAG
- the ECM15 gene encoding UPF0045 protein M15 (COG:S; EggNog:ENOG503P47H) codes for MNHRITTTALRLRLSPFFLTRPRLLSTTTPKMSNNLPTPSSCYADFCLIPIGTPTPSVAKEVASVQSLIRDSGIKHTMHSAGTTLEGSWDDVFRIIGQAHSLVHQSGIVRVQTSLRVGTRTDKKQTAEEKVKRVEDILAAGKE; via the exons ATGAACCACCGCATCACCACAACAGCCCTCCGCCTGAGACTATCCCCATTCTTCCTGACAAGACCCAGACTCCTcagcacaacaacccctAAAAtgtccaacaacctccccaccccctcctcctgctaCGCAGACTTCTGCCTCATCCCCATAGGCACCCCCACGCCCTCGGTCGCAAAAGAAGTCGCCTCGGTCCAGTCCCTGATCAGGGACTCAGGCATAAAACACACAATGCACTCCGCCGGCACCACCCTTGAGGGCTCCTGGGACGACGTCTTTAGAATCATCGGCCAGGCCCACTCCCTTGTCCACCAGAGCGGCATCGTGCGCGTCCAGACTAGTTTGAGGGTTGGGACGAG AACGGATAAGAAGCAGACTGCAGAGGAAAAGGTCAAACGAGTGGAGGATATTCTCGCTGCTGGGAAGGAGTAA
- the ARL3 gene encoding ADP-ribosylation factor protein 3 (COG:U; EggNog:ENOG503NZ2C), with protein MYHLAKGLYRLATSKEEYSLLLLGLDNAGKTTFHEQVKSIFHPDGAASAPAPNLKTVPTVGQNVSTIILPDMYLKIWDVGGQHSLRKLWQSYYASCHAIIFIIDSTDIGDGNLEHDSTGRLEECRLVLEDVLNHSETEGVPLLVLANKQDREDCVEVVRIKEGLVKKVFEGEKSGSIRDSRVLPVSALTGTGVKEAVDWVRSRVRWNREGRPPVMR; from the exons ATGTACCACCTAGCCAAAGGCCTCTACCGCCTCGCAACCTCAAAGGAGG AatactccctcctcctcctcggcctcgacaaTGCAGGCAAGACCACTTTTCACGAGCAAGTAAAATCCATCTTCCACCCCGACGGCGCCGCCTCCGCCCCGgcccccaacctcaaaacCGTCCCCACCGTCGGCCAAAACGTCTCCACCATTATTCTCCCAGACATGTACCTCAAGATCTGGGACGTCGGCGGCCAGCACTCTTTGCGCAAGCTCTGGCAGTCCTACTACGCCTCCTGCCACGCGATTATTTTTATCATCGATTCGACTGATATCGGGGATGGGAATCTGGAGCATGACTCTACCGGCAGATTAGAAGAGTGCAGGCTTGTGCTGGAGGATGTCCTGAATCACAGCGAGACGGAGGGGGTGCCGTTGCTGGTGTTGGCGAATAAGCAGGATCGGGAGGACTGTgtcgaggtggtgaggatcaaggaggggttggtcaagaaggtttttgagggggagaagagcgGGAGTATCAGGGATAGTAGGGTTTTGCCGGTGAGCGCGCTGACGGGGACtggggtgaaggaggcggtggattGGGTTAGGAGTAGGGTTAGGTGGAATAGGGAAGGGAGGCCGCCTGTTatgaggtga
- a CDS encoding uncharacterized protein (COG:I; EggNog:ENOG503P42Q) has translation MSSTPYSPLDGISHPYYPPDATVPFYTANTTPLLTILLSFAGLISLFVLICLTLARYANPKLQQSDLAVIAWFAVCGFLHLFFEGYFVLNHKTIPSSQYLFAQLWKEYGLSDSRYLTADPFMVWIETLTVLIWGPLSLLTIYLITTNQHALRHITQVVVCIGHLYGVALYYGTCHYIEKYRGLQYSRPEWVYYWGYYAGMNAPWAVVPVLLLWGSVKEIKRAFRAVQEDDIAKKGL, from the exons ATGAGCAGCACACCCTACTCCCCCCTCGACGGGATCAGCCACCCTTACTACCCCCCCGACGCCACCGTCCCCTTTTACACAGCCAACACAACCCCCTTGCTCAcaatcctcctctccttcgcGGGTCTCATATCCCTCTTCGTTTTGATATGTCTCACCCTCGCAAGATATGCCAACCCCAAGCTTCAGCAGTCCGATCTAGCCGTGATAGCCTGGTTCGCAGTTT GCggcttcctccacctctttTTCGAAGGTTACTTCGTCCTCAACCACAAAACCATACCCAGCTCCCAGTACCTCTTCGCGCAGCTCTGGAAAGAATACGGCCTGAGCGACTCCCGGTATCTAACCGCTGATCCATTTATGGTTTGGATCGAGACCCTCACCGTC TTAATCTGGGGCCCCCTATCCCTCCTCACAATctacctcatcaccaccaaccaacacgcCCTCCGCCACATCACCCAGGTGGTGGTCTGCATAGGCCATTTGTACGGCGTTGCCCTCTACTATGGGACGTGTCACTACATCGAAAAGTACCGAGGCCTGCAGTACAGCAGGCCGGAGTGGGTTTACTACTGGGGGTACTATGCCGGCATGAACGCGCCTTGGGCGGTCGTGCCtgttttgttgctgtgggGGAGCGTAAAGGAGATCAAGCGGGCTTTCAGGGCTGTTCAGGAAGATGATATTGCCAAGAAGGGCCTGTAA